The window ATATCTTGCTTGCCTAAACCATTTACAGTTTCAATAGTCACCCTTGTCTGCTAGCTACCCCCTGTCACATCGCTTCATGCTTGGGGGTGGCTACCTGAAACCCCTGACAGAGCCTGCTAGCCTCAAAACTGCAGAGATTGATTCGGACGCTCAAGCCCAGCTTGCCTGGGTGACTGACGATTTACTACTGCACTACCAGCGTTGCTCTCGGCGAGCCTATCTAGATGTCCATGGCGATCGCACGTTAGCCGATCCCCCCAGCGATTACCTGCAAAAGATTCGGCAAGATAGCAGCGGACATCGGAGTGCTGTATTAGATGATTACGCCCCCCTACACAGACCCGAATACCCCGTGAAGGATTGGCGTCAAGGGGCTCAGGCAACCGTTGCCCTCATGGCCAAGGGGGTTGAGCATATCGTAGGCGGGGTAGTCATCAACCACATCGGGCACAACGTCTATTTGGTGAGTCGTCCCGATTTATTGATCAAACAGGCGGGGTGGTCTCTTTGGGGCAACTGGCAGTATGCCCCCATCGATATCAAGTTGGGCAAAAAGCCGAAACTTGATTATCAAATCGTCGCTACTTACCATGCCTACGTGTTAGCTCAAGTACAGGGGAACTGGCCCCGAGAGAGCTGGCTGGCTTTGCGAGAGGGCCGTTATCACTCGGTTAATTTAGACCAACAGCTGCCCAAAATGGGGGAAGTGTTAGACGCCTACCTGACAGACCTGCACAGTAATACGGCCCCAGATGTCTTTATTGCCCATAGCCGCTGCGACCTTTGTCACTGGTTTAGTCAGTGCTATCAGTCAGCCCAAGAAACGCAACATCTGTCATTGCTGCCAGGCGTTACTCCGGCCCGCTACACCCATCTGCAATCTTTAAATCTGACGACGGTTGCTGACCTCGCCATGGCCCATTCTGCTCAGTTGGCCTATCTGCCTGGGTTTGGAGATGCGGTGGCAGAAAAACTGGTTCACCAAGCCCAAGCAACCCGATACAATCGGGCGATCGCCCGCACACGTACGACAACCCCAGAAGGCTTTGTCCTGACCCCAGACGATTTACCCACAGCGGATGTTGAGCTTTACTTTGACATCGAGGCGGCCCCCGATTTTGACCTGATTTACCTGCATGGGGTGCTCGTCGTTGATCACCGCACCCAAACAGAGCGATTTCATCCGTTATTAGCAGAGACTGTGGAGCAAGAACAGGCTGCTTGGGAGCAGTTTTTAGACCTCGTTTTGCAATACCCCCAGGCACCCATCTACCACTTCTGTCCCTATGAAGCGCAAACCGCACGTAAGTTGACTCAGCACTACGGCAGCCTCAACCCGACAGAGCTAGAGGCTCTCTTAGCCCGCTTTGTAGACATTCACTGGTGTGTGACGGAGGCCGTCACGCTACCGGTGGAGAGTTATGCGCTCAAACACATCGCCCGCTGGATTGGGTTTGAGTGGCGCGACAGCGAAGCGAACGGGGCTCAATCGATCTGTTGGTATAACGAGTGGCTAGCAACGGGCGATCGCACTTATTTAAACGCCATTTTGAGATACAACGAAGATGACTGCCGCGCCACTTATTACGTCAAACGCTGGTTAGCCGACTTTGCCACCCCCCATTGGCAAGCTGCAATACCCTCATATTTAACGGCCTCTGCCTAGGCAAAAAAATCTCTCAGAAAATGTTTGACAAAAGTTAGCTTCGCCAGCCAATATAGAGATCATCCTTCTTAAGGGCCTGTAGTTCAATTGGTTAGAGCACCGCCCTGTCACGGCGGAAGTTGCGGGTTCGAATCCCGTCAGGCCCGTTCAAAAAATTAAAGTTTTAGATTGAAACCTGCCTACTGGTTTAGCTTGTAGCTTTTCTACTAACGCTGTTGCGAATGTAGCCTGCTGCCACGACAAGACCCTTCCTCTGCACAGGTCATGTCAAGTCTGGATGCTTACCCTTATAGCCTTGTTCAGTTGAGTCCAGTACATCTGGGTCAAGACAGGGTCTAGGGTTTGGGGTCTAGGGTGTGCTTGATTAGCCTGCATACCGCTATCAATAAAGATCGTCAAAATCCTCGCAATTAAAGGATCGGTATCGCGGTCAACTAACAGGGCTGCATACCAAACTCCTGTCAGAACCGCAGGCTGCGGTTCTGACAGGAGTTTGGTTAGCCTGATTTGCGAGGAGACTTTCCCAACCTCTTGGCAGCTGTGACCTTGTTCGGTTACAGCAAATCCTGGTCAAGAGCCGCACAGGATTTGGGGTTTGGGGTGCGCATTCGGGACAGCCCCGGTGACTTAATGCCCCCTCTAATCAAGCTTCTCATTCATCATTCATCATTCATCATTCTGCCTTCTGCTTTCTGCCCTCTGCCTTCTGCTTACGCGTCAGGCTGGGGGATTGAGATATCGACCTGAGTCACGGGTTGATCAGGGGACAGGTTAGATAGAGGAGGCGTGATTTCAGCCGAATTACCGACAACCAAAATTACCAAGTCCTCAGGCTTCAGATGGGTTTGAGCAGCGGCTAACACATCCTCAGAGGTGATATCTGCAATAGCCTGACGAAACTGAAATACGAAATCTTGAGGATAGTCGTAGTATTCATAACGCACGAGGCGTGAGAGGGACTGCTCTGGGTTTTGGAAGTTAAAGACAAAACTGTTTAAGACAGAGTCTTTGGCTCTTGCTAGTTCTTCATCTGAGACAGGGGTTTCACGGATCTCTGCAATGCCCTGTTTAACCGACTGAATGAACGGAACTGTGGCCTCCGATCGCGTCTGCCCCCCGCCAATAAACAGCCCTGGATAATCGTAGCGAGCCGCCCAGAACGCATACACCACATACGCTAACCCCTGACGCGATCGCACCTCATTGAACAAACGCCCACCAAACCCGTTCAGCACTTCATTGAGAACCGACAAAGCCGCATAGTCAGGGCTATTCCGCTGCCCACCAATATGGCCAATTTGCACATAGCTCTGAGAAAGCTGGGGCTGATCGACCAAAAACACCCCCGCCTGGAGCTGGCTGGCCGAGGGCGTTGTTGACAGACTAGGGACATCGTTCGCAACTTGCCAATCCCCAAAGGCTTCCTCAATCAGCGCCTTCATTAAATCAGGTTCAAAGTCGCCAGCAATTGCAAGAATGATCTGATCAGGGCGTACCGAGGCTCGATAGAAGTTGATGATGTCGTCTCGGGAGATAGCGTCGAGCGTAGTGTGCTCTATCGTGCGAGCGTAGGGGCTGTTCGCACCATATACCAGCTTCCGGAACTCACGGGAGACAATTTCATCAGGATCGTCGTTACGACGATCAATCACCCCTCGATATTGATTTTTAAGAAACTCAATCTTGTCGGGGGCAAAGGCCGGACGCCGAACAACATCGGCAAAGATCCCAAACACCTCCTCCAAATCTTCGGTCAAGACGTTAAAGCTGGCCGTTCCTGTCGCGGTGTCTACTAAAGTTTCCACCGCGGCGGCCCGTTGCTCTAGGGCCAGGTTCAAGGCATCAGGGGCATAGGTTTCTGTCCCCCCCAGACGCATGGCATCTCCTGTGATCGTGCCTAACCCCGTTTGCCCATCGGGGGTCAAGCGCTCACCAGTGCGGAAGGTGGTACTGCCGCTGACTAAGGGCAGCTCATGGTCTTCCATCAGGTAAACAACTAAGCCATTGTCCAGTTCGTAGCGCTCATAGTCAGGAATCTGAATCTCCCTTAAGGGGGGGAATTCCAGTTCTGTGTAGTGGCGGGCCGTGACCGCATTGGCTGGAGACTGCCAGCTCAGTGCTAGTGCCCCCACCAGGGCAAAAACCCCCAGCAGCCAGGGCAGCCACCGCAGACGACGAACCTTTTTGAAAGAGTATGACCCAGGCATAGAGCTCTTCACCATTGGAATGGACACAGGATACAGGGACGCGATCGCTGAGGACGTTTTCAATCGCTTAAGATTCTTCGGCAGGAATCAGTTTGCCAACGGTGCGATTTTCAGACCGGAAGGTGGCCTGGGCAACTCGCTGGATATCTGCCAGCGTTACTGACTCGATGGTTTCTAATTGGGTGAAAACATTGCGCCAGGAGCCTGTCTTAGCCTCATATTCGGCCAGCAATGCAGCCATGCCAGCGTTAGAGTCTAGCCGTCGTAACAAGGCTGCGCGGGCCTGCGTTTTCACCCGCTCTAGCTCCTCTTCTGACACCGGCTCATTCACCAGTCGATCCAGTTGCTGGTGCATTGGCAGGGCAATGTCGTCGGGGGTATACCCCGGTGCGGTCACCCCGTATAGCAGCAACATGTTGGGATACTTGTCCCCAGGGAAGCCATTGACGCTGCCAATATCTAAAGCAATCTGCTGGTCTTCTACGAGATCGGTGTAAAGGCGCGACGTGCGACCGTTCACCAAAATACCCTCGATCAGGTTGTAGATGGGGTGGTCAGGATCGTTGATACTCGGGCGATGATAGCCTTCGATATACCAGGGTTGAGACGGCAAGGACAAGGTAAATTCCTTAGCCGCCGTTTGCTCAGGTTCTTCGATGGTGACATCAGCTGGTAGACTTCGGCTTTCGAAGCGCCCAAAGTAAACCTCTGCCATCGACTGCACTTCATCGGGATCAACATCTCCCACAATGACGCTAATCAGGTTGTTAGGGCCATAGTAAGCATCAAAAAAGCGTTGAACAGTATCTCGGGTCGCCACATACAGATCCTCCTCATACCCAATCACCGGACGACGGTAGGGGTGTTGCTCAAAGGCCTCTTCCAAGAAAACCTCAATCAGTTTGCCGATGGGAGAGTTGTCGACCCGCAGCCCCCGCTCTTCGAGAATGACGTCTTTTTCCTCATAAAATTCTCGGAACACGGGTTCTAAAAATCGTTCAGATTCTAGAGACATCCATAATTCCAGCTTGTTCGACGGCAGGCTGTAAAAGTAACGGGTTGCGTCTGCACCGGTGGTTGCATTGAGCCCTACCCCACCGGCCTGGTCTACGATTTGGCCATATTCATTTTGCTCAACATACTGAGCGGCCTCTGTCCGCAGGGCTTCTAACTGGGCCCGCAGCTCTTCAGCGTTTTCTGCCTGTCCGGCAGCTTCAGCCGCCAAGATTTGGTCAAACACCTCATCCAACTGACTTAACAACTGGCTCTCAGAGGCATAGTCACGCGTGCCAATGCGGGTCGTTCCCTTAAAGGCCAGATGTTCTAAATAATGGGCGGTGCCGGTTTCACCTTCAGCTTCATTTACAGCCCCCACATTGGCATAGAGCATGAAAGAAACGACCGGAGCCTGATGGCGCTCCAGCACAATGAATTTCATGCCGTTGTCGAGGGTGAATTCGTTAATCTGTTCGGCAACTTGATCCAGATAGGGTTGAATTGAAGTTGCTGCAGGTGTCGTGTCTCGGGCTAACGCTATCGTTGGCCACCCGATCAGCATTGTTATGCCGAACAACAATAGGCCAAGCAGCCCCACACCTCGTTTTAAGGCTGCACTTTCTCGAGAAAACCAGTGAGAAGGATTCATTGCGATCGCCCATCAGGATTCCTTACCAATTTCACCACAGCATCCTCTCCAGTGACCATGCCTGGGGGAAGATCTGTCGATAACAGCTGCGGCAACTTCTATAGAAAACTCAGGATGTCCGGTTTGACAGAAAGGGTTTCTATATAATGACCTTGCAGCCGGTGGGCTAGCGTCAGAACTTACATCCTGATTTAGCCTGCTGCTACTCCGTCAATGCTACATGCAGAGGGGGTTCCTTGACCCAGGCCCTTGAGTCCTCCAGCCTCCAACAATGGGGTCGTCGCCTTTTAGCGGCCATCCTGTTAGGGGGGCAGGTTGTGATTCATCTAATCTCTCGACCGCTCCACCGTCGCAACACTCTGGAGCAAATGGCAGCTGTGGGGCCAGAGTCCCTTCTCATTGCCCTATTGACGGCCAGTTTTGTGGGCATGGTCTTTACCATTCAGGTAACCCGGGAATTTATCAACTTTGGCGCTGGAACAGCGGTCGGCGGGGTGTTGGCCTTAACCTTGGCTCGTGAACTGGCCCCTGTGCTGACTGCAGTGATTTTAGCGGGTCGGGTCGGGTCCGCATTTGCCGCTGAAATCGGCACCATGAGGGTGACAGAGCAAATTGACGCGCTACAAATTCTCAAAACAGACCCGATTGATTACCTGGTCATTCCTCGGGTGGTTGCCTGCGCGCTCATGCTCCCGGTGCTGAACTTGCTGTCATTTATTACAGGCATGACCGGAGGCTTGTTGATTGCAACTAACCTCTACGGCATTTCTCAGAGTGTCTTTGTTGATTCTGCCCAAGGCTTTTTAAGCACCTGGGATCTGGTTTCGTCTCTGGTCAAATCCTTTGTGTTCGGCATTTTGATTGCCGTCATCGGGACTAGCTGGGGATTAACCACAACCGGGGGGGCTAAAGGAGTCGGGCAATCGACAACGACAGCGGTTGTCACTTCCCTATTGGCCATCTTTATCAGTAACTTTTTTCTTTCGTGGCTGATGTTTCAAGGAACAGGCAGTGCGCTGATGGGCAGCCTTTGATGCTTAACTCACCCCTTACAATGGAGTCAACCGAGAGGGCGCTCGATCAGACTGCGCAGCGCTTCATTGCTTTGGAATAAAAATCAACGTTTTGAGAAACCCGTGACTGTATCATCGACTGCCGAAACGACCATCCTCAAGCCGCGTTACGTGATCCCGATCGCCTTGATTGGGGCTGCAATTCCCTTGACGTTTCTACAAATCTGGGTGGCAGGGGTAATCTCGCTCTTTGGGCTGTTTTTGCTGTATCAAACCGCCTCTTTGCGCTTAGTCTTTACTGAAACGAATCTGGATATCTATCGGGGTGAGACGCGGATTCGTCGGTTTCCGTACCAAGAATGGCAAAACTGGGAAATCTTCTGGTCACCATTTCCCATTTTGTTCTACTTTCGAGAAACCCAAAGTATCCACTTTTTACCCATTTTGTTTAACTCCAATGAGCTGCGATCGCAGTTGGAGCAGCACTTTCCCAACAAGGCTGACTAACGGATCTTGTTTTTCTGTTGATTGAGATTGTTCCCTTATGCCTGCTGACGAATCCGCTTTTTCTAGTTCTGCCTCCAACCCCGGTCAGTCAACTCGCTCGTCGGCGTCTGCCTCAGCATCGCAACGAATTGAAGAACAGGTGCAAGCCAACCTGGGGCGGATGGTCAAGGAAGCCGTCAGTGAGTTAGAGCGTCGGAAGCGATCGCTAGAGCTAGAAATTGAAAAGCTAGAGCGCAGGCGCGATCGCATTGATGCAGAAATGCGGACCTCCTTTGCGGGGGCTTCCCAAGATTTAGCGATTCGCATCCAGAGCTTTAAGGAATATCTGGTCGGCAGTCTGCAAGATCTGGCCACTTCCGCAGAGCAGCTAGAGCTCGCCGCGCCTGCGCCCGCCCCAGCCCCTCGTCAAAGCCCGCCCCCAGTTGCAGAACCACCCCCTCAACCAGCTGCGAGTTCAGTTTCCTCCCGCTTTCTCCAAGATCCTGAGCGGATTCAGAGCTTGTTAGATCAGTATCGTTTACGTCCCGATTACTATGGCCCCGTTTGGCAACTAAGGCGAACTTTTGAGCCGATCCACGCCGACCGCGTTGCAGACTGGTTCTTTAATCAGGGCGGGCGGGGGGCCGTTAAAACCCTCAATAGTCGTTTGCAGAATGTTCTGGTTGCCTCCGCTGCAATTTCAGCGTTACAGACCATTCACGGCGATCGCCTGCGGGTGCTAATGCTGGCCAATAGCCCTGAGCGCCTGGGTGAGTGGCGACGAGGCTTTCAAGATTGCTTAGGGGTGTCTCGGGCAGATTTTGGCACTGGACGCGGCATTATGCTGTTTGAATCATCAGAGCCTTTGGCTCAGCGGGCAGAACGCCTACGGGACAATAACTACCTGCCCATCATCGTCATTGATGAGTCGGAAAACAAAATCAGCCTGTCTATTCTCCAGTTTCCCCTCTGGCTGGCCTTTGCCCCAGATCCCAACAACCCCACCTCAGATTTCTACGAGTTGTATTAACAACGCGCTTTATTCGTGATAAACAGCAGAGGTGTGAGCAATCACGCCTTTGCTGTTTATTGTGCCGTTGCGATAAATCGCGCCTTTGCACTTGATTCTGTCTGCCTCATTGGCTACTCCCCGACTTCAAAATCAGCAGTATACAGACTTTAAATCGTCTACCTGTCCCCCGACCTTTATGGAAAGACTCATCTCACTGTTCGGTCTCGGCGTCTTTATAGCCTTTGCCTATGCCCTCTCAGTCAATCGCCAAGAAGTGCGTTGGAAGCCGGTTCTCTGGGGTATTGCGCTGCAGCTAGGGCTGGCAATCTTTATCCTGCGAACGCCGATAGGGCTCGTGATGTTTCGCTGGCTTGGGGATCTGGTGACACAGTTTCTTGACTACACCGACGCCGGGGCATCCTTTGTGTTTGGCGAGAACTTCCAAGACTTCTTTTTCGCCTTTAAGGTGCTGCCCACGGTTATTTTCTTTTCGTCATTTGTCAACATCCTGTATCACTACAACGTTTTGCAGCGAGTAGTGCAGGCGGTAGCCTGGCTGATGATGCGAACCATGAAGACCTCTGGGGCAGAGTCGCTCTCGGCAGCCGCCAACATTTTTGTAGGCCAGACAGAAGCGCCCCTGGTGATCAAACCCTACATTAGTGTCCTGACGCTTTCTGAGCTGCATGCGGTGATGACTGGGGGCTTTGCGACGGTAGCGGGTAGCGTACTCGTGGCCTTCATCTCCTTTGGGGTCCCGGCAGAGCACCTGATTGCGGCATCGGTCATGTCTGCCCCAGCGGGGTTAGCCATCTCTAAACTGATGTATCCAGAAACTGAAAAAGGCACGGATGCCTCCCTTAATTTCACGCAAACTCGGGCGGCTAACGCCATTGATGCTGCGACCACAGGGGCTTTAGACGGGCTACGACTTGCCCTCAATATTGCAGCGATGATCATCGCATTTTTAGCCCTGCTGGCAGCCGTTAATGGCCTAGTGGGTTGGGTTGGGTCTCTCTTGAGGCTGCCCAATCTTTCCCTAGAGCTGATCTTGGCCTACTTACTCGCCCCGATTGCCTGGCTCATGGGCGTTCCCTGGGCTGACTGTGGTCAGATTGGGGTCTTATTGGGCAAAAAGACGATTCTCAATGAGTTCATTGCATATCTAGATCTGCAGCGGTTAATTGAAGGGTTTAGTGTCTTTCCAGGGCAGGAAGAGACCTCAGTAGCCGTCTCTGATCGAGCCGTGGTGATTGCCACCTATGCCCTCTGCGGCTTTGCCAACATTGGCTCCATCGGCATTCAAATTGGGGGCTTGGGTGGCATTGCCCCAGAGCGCCAGTCTGATCTCGCCAAAATTGGCGTCCGTGCCATGATTGGCGGAACCTTAGCCTGTTTTATGACCGCCGCGATCGCAGGGTTGCTGCTCTAGCCCAATCTATGGCTCTGTTCAGTTGAGTCCGGTACATCTTGGCTGAGACAGGGTCTAGGGTTTGGGGTCTAGGGTGTACTTGATCAGCCTGCATACCGCGATAGCTCCCTCTCCAAACCCTAGCGGTTAACAACCGACCGCAATGCCCTCTGGAAGAGGATTTACCATCTTTCATACGTAACCAAGATGTGCCGCACTCAACTAGAAAGAGCTATTTTTTGTGCCAACTAGCCGCGCGATCGCGAATTTCATCGAGTTCCCCCGGCTTCATTTTGTCTAGGTTTTTCAAAATAAAGCTCATGCGCCCTTGGGTCTGTAATTTCTCGCGATGGCGAGCTAAGAAATCCCAGTAAAAGAAATTAAACGGGCAGGCATCTTCCCCGGTACGCTGTTTGGGATTATAGCGACAGCCTTTGCAGTAGTCGCTCATGCGGTTTACGTAGTTGGCCGAAGCCGAGTAAGGTTTGGAGGCGAGCACGCCTCCATCGGCAAACAGGCCCATGCCCAATACATTGGTCTGCATGACCCAGTCATAGGCATCAATAAACACCGCGTGGAACCAGTTTTCAACCGCCTGCGGCTGTAGCCCGGCAATCAACGCAAAGTTGCTGAGAATCATCAACCGCTGAATGTGGTGGGCATATCCGGTGCGGGAGATCTGATCAATCACTTGGTGCAGGCAGTTCATCTCTGTCTCCCCGGTCCAGAAAAAATCGGGCAAGGGGCGATCGTGATCAAACCAGTTGCGCTGAAAATAATCCTCGTCCACATGCCAATAGAGCCCGCGCATATATTCTCGCCAGCCCAGCACCTGACGGATAAATCCTTCCACACTATTCAGCGGTAAGTCCTGCTCTTGGTAGGCTTTCTCCACCGCTGCAATCACTTCTTGCGGCTGCAACAGACCCAGATTGAGATAAGGAGACAGCAGCGCATGCCACATCGTGTCTTCCCCAGTGACCATGGCATCCTGGTAAGGCCCAAAGGTAGTGAGTCGAGTTTGAATGAAGTGATCCAGCACGGCGAGTGCTTGGTCACGGGTGACTGCCCAGTGAAAGGGGGTGGCTTCTCCAAAGGTAGGAAAGTCTGCTGCTGTCACCGTTTCAATCACCGCTTGGGTGATGTCATCGGGTGTAAAGGTTAAAGGCTCCGGAGTGTTGAGCTGACCTTTAGGGGGCTTGCGATTCTCTTTGTCAAAGTTCCACTGCCCCCCCACCGGGTCTTTTCCGGCCATTAACACTTCAAACCGTTTTCGCCCCTCCCGATAAAAGCTTTCCATCAGTAGGCTTTTGCGCTGGCTAGCCCAGGTGTCAAAGGCTTCTACACTCCAGAGAAAGTGGTTGTTAGGCAAAATTTCGAGGTCGCAAGGCAACTCCAGATCCTTAAGGAACTGGGCAAAGGGGCGATCGCTCGGGGCCATCACCTGCAAGGTTGTAATATCGTGGTCTGCTATCCACTGACGCAGGGGCGTCTCAAAGTCCCTGGCTCGCGCATAGGTTACCGGCCATTTTGCGTCCTTTAATTCGGCAGCAAAGTGGCGCATGGCAGACCAGACAAGAATTAATTTTTGTTGATGATATCGTCGCTGCTGCCCGTGCTGATATGACTCGATCAAAATAACAGGCGTTTGGTGACGACGTTCCTGTTGCCCTGCCAAGGCGGCCTGCCCTGGCCAGAGCTGATCTCCTAAAACCCAAACACCAACGGTCATTACACTGCCTCTGCCAGTTTCTGAATTTATTGTGACGAGTTTTTGCGATCGCGGCAGCCCAGGGTTCATCTGTTGATCTGAATTTGTACCGAGTGCGTTGCAACAAATAACGGGAATTTTTAGTTAGGTGTAGATCACCATGGTAAAAATTGAGGCAGCTTCAGCGATGTCTTGCCCATGACAATGGGGAGATTTCCCATACACTTGAGGCATCAAGGCCACAAAAGGTAACTGCAGGACGAGGGATTGAGCCGCAGGCATTCATTAAGCCGCAGGCATTATAAGTTAAGGTTTTTATGGCTAACGATGTTGCTCGGGCTCAGATAGCTTCGGAGTTGCCGTTGCGTCGCACTGGAAGGTAGACATATGGTCAAAGTAGTGTCTGTCCACTCCTTTCGAGGAGGCACCGGCAAATCAAATACGACGGCTAATTTAGCGGCAACGGTTGCGATGCGGGGGCATCGCGTGGGTATTGTCGATACTGATATTCAGTCTCCTGGCATTCATGTGTTGTTTGGCTTTGATGAAAGCCGCATGAATCTATCACTCAATGATTATCTCTGGGGTCGCTGCTCAGTTGAAGAAGCGGCTTACGACGTTAGTCATGTTTTGCAAGGCAAAGGGACCGCAGAGAGTGCTATTTACCTGATTCCCTCTAGCTTGAAAGCAGGAGAAATTGCACGGGTTTTGCGGGAAGGCTACGACGTCGGTTTACTCAATGACGGCTTCCAGGATTTGATCCAGCAGCTCAATTTGGATTTCCTGTTCATTGATACCCATCCAGGGCTTAATGAGGAAACGCTGCTTTCTATTACGATTTCGGACGTGCTGCTGTTGATTATGCGACCCGATCGCCAGGATTTTCAGGGCACTGCGGTGACGGTGGATATTGCTCGCCGCCTGGAAGTGCCCAAAATGCTGATGATGGTTAATAAGGCGCTCTCTTCCTTTGATTTTGACGCGCTCAAATCAGAGGTGCAGACAACGTATGGGGCTCCTGTGGCGGCGATTTTGCCCTTAACCGAGGAGATGATTCAACTCGGCAGTAGCGATATTTTTTGCCTGCGCTTTCCGGATCATTCCCTCAGTCAGATTTATGCCAGTGTTGCTGGGCTGTTAATGCATTAGCGATCGCCCCTTAACCGCGTTTGCAGACTCCTGAAGCGATACCTAGAATGATGACTAAAAGGGGAAACAACACGGGTTCTCTCCCCAAGGGTGAAGTGAGCTAAGCTGACTGAGTACGATAGCCATCAGTAATCTGTAAGTAAGTAAAGGATCTTCCTGTGCTAACTCGGACATCTCTTCTCTCTGCAGTCGCCGCCTTGGGCATATGGGGGGTAGCCACCCCAGCCCTGGGGCAAGCCTTATTGCCCTATGTCCTGCCCCTTGACTATGAGCGTTTAGAAGAGCAGGGGCTTGCTCTGGCCCAAGAAGCAGCACAGCTTGCCCAGATCCAACAAGATGATTTGGCGTTGGCCCAAGCACAACTGGCGGCTCAACTTGCCCCCGACAACGCAGCGGTGTGGGGGTTGCTGGGTAGCCTATATCTTCAGTT is drawn from Leptolyngbya sp. SIO1E4 and contains these coding sequences:
- a CDS encoding TM0106 family RecB-like putative nuclease, producing the protein MLGGGYLKPLTEPASLKTAEIDSDAQAQLAWVTDDLLLHYQRCSRRAYLDVHGDRTLADPPSDYLQKIRQDSSGHRSAVLDDYAPLHRPEYPVKDWRQGAQATVALMAKGVEHIVGGVVINHIGHNVYLVSRPDLLIKQAGWSLWGNWQYAPIDIKLGKKPKLDYQIVATYHAYVLAQVQGNWPRESWLALREGRYHSVNLDQQLPKMGEVLDAYLTDLHSNTAPDVFIAHSRCDLCHWFSQCYQSAQETQHLSLLPGVTPARYTHLQSLNLTTVADLAMAHSAQLAYLPGFGDAVAEKLVHQAQATRYNRAIARTRTTTPEGFVLTPDDLPTADVELYFDIEAAPDFDLIYLHGVLVVDHRTQTERFHPLLAETVEQEQAAWEQFLDLVLQYPQAPIYHFCPYEAQTARKLTQHYGSLNPTELEALLARFVDIHWCVTEAVTLPVESYALKHIARWIGFEWRDSEANGAQSICWYNEWLATGDRTYLNAILRYNEDDCRATYYVKRWLADFATPHWQAAIPSYLTASA
- a CDS encoding insulinase family protein; this encodes MPGSYSFKKVRRLRWLPWLLGVFALVGALALSWQSPANAVTARHYTELEFPPLREIQIPDYERYELDNGLVVYLMEDHELPLVSGSTTFRTGERLTPDGQTGLGTITGDAMRLGGTETYAPDALNLALEQRAAAVETLVDTATGTASFNVLTEDLEEVFGIFADVVRRPAFAPDKIEFLKNQYRGVIDRRNDDPDEIVSREFRKLVYGANSPYARTIEHTTLDAISRDDIINFYRASVRPDQIILAIAGDFEPDLMKALIEEAFGDWQVANDVPSLSTTPSASQLQAGVFLVDQPQLSQSYVQIGHIGGQRNSPDYAALSVLNEVLNGFGGRLFNEVRSRQGLAYVVYAFWAARYDYPGLFIGGGQTRSEATVPFIQSVKQGIAEIRETPVSDEELARAKDSVLNSFVFNFQNPEQSLSRLVRYEYYDYPQDFVFQFRQAIADITSEDVLAAAQTHLKPEDLVILVVGNSAEITPPLSNLSPDQPVTQVDISIPQPDA
- a CDS encoding insulinase family protein, with protein sequence MNPSHWFSRESAALKRGVGLLGLLLFGITMLIGWPTIALARDTTPAATSIQPYLDQVAEQINEFTLDNGMKFIVLERHQAPVVSFMLYANVGAVNEAEGETGTAHYLEHLAFKGTTRIGTRDYASESQLLSQLDEVFDQILAAEAAGQAENAEELRAQLEALRTEAAQYVEQNEYGQIVDQAGGVGLNATTGADATRYFYSLPSNKLELWMSLESERFLEPVFREFYEEKDVILEERGLRVDNSPIGKLIEVFLEEAFEQHPYRRPVIGYEEDLYVATRDTVQRFFDAYYGPNNLISVIVGDVDPDEVQSMAEVYFGRFESRSLPADVTIEEPEQTAAKEFTLSLPSQPWYIEGYHRPSINDPDHPIYNLIEGILVNGRTSRLYTDLVEDQQIALDIGSVNGFPGDKYPNMLLLYGVTAPGYTPDDIALPMHQQLDRLVNEPVSEEELERVKTQARAALLRRLDSNAGMAALLAEYEAKTGSWRNVFTQLETIESVTLADIQRVAQATFRSENRTVGKLIPAEES
- a CDS encoding MlaE family lipid ABC transporter permease subunit encodes the protein MTQALESSSLQQWGRRLLAAILLGGQVVIHLISRPLHRRNTLEQMAAVGPESLLIALLTASFVGMVFTIQVTREFINFGAGTAVGGVLALTLARELAPVLTAVILAGRVGSAFAAEIGTMRVTEQIDALQILKTDPIDYLVIPRVVACALMLPVLNLLSFITGMTGGLLIATNLYGISQSVFVDSAQGFLSTWDLVSSLVKSFVFGILIAVIGTSWGLTTTGGAKGVGQSTTTAVVTSLLAIFISNFFLSWLMFQGTGSALMGSL
- a CDS encoding DUF3119 family protein, whose product is MTVSSTAETTILKPRYVIPIALIGAAIPLTFLQIWVAGVISLFGLFLLYQTASLRLVFTETNLDIYRGETRIRRFPYQEWQNWEIFWSPFPILFYFRETQSIHFLPILFNSNELRSQLEQHFPNKAD
- a CDS encoding DUF3086 domain-containing protein, encoding MPADESAFSSSASNPGQSTRSSASASASQRIEEQVQANLGRMVKEAVSELERRKRSLELEIEKLERRRDRIDAEMRTSFAGASQDLAIRIQSFKEYLVGSLQDLATSAEQLELAAPAPAPAPRQSPPPVAEPPPQPAASSVSSRFLQDPERIQSLLDQYRLRPDYYGPVWQLRRTFEPIHADRVADWFFNQGGRGAVKTLNSRLQNVLVASAAISALQTIHGDRLRVLMLANSPERLGEWRRGFQDCLGVSRADFGTGRGIMLFESSEPLAQRAERLRDNNYLPIIVIDESENKISLSILQFPLWLAFAPDPNNPTSDFYELY
- a CDS encoding NupC/NupG family nucleoside CNT transporter — protein: MERLISLFGLGVFIAFAYALSVNRQEVRWKPVLWGIALQLGLAIFILRTPIGLVMFRWLGDLVTQFLDYTDAGASFVFGENFQDFFFAFKVLPTVIFFSSFVNILYHYNVLQRVVQAVAWLMMRTMKTSGAESLSAAANIFVGQTEAPLVIKPYISVLTLSELHAVMTGGFATVAGSVLVAFISFGVPAEHLIAASVMSAPAGLAISKLMYPETEKGTDASLNFTQTRAANAIDAATTGALDGLRLALNIAAMIIAFLALLAAVNGLVGWVGSLLRLPNLSLELILAYLLAPIAWLMGVPWADCGQIGVLLGKKTILNEFIAYLDLQRLIEGFSVFPGQEETSVAVSDRAVVIATYALCGFANIGSIGIQIGGLGGIAPERQSDLAKIGVRAMIGGTLACFMTAAIAGLLL